In one Rhodanobacteraceae bacterium genomic region, the following are encoded:
- a CDS encoding aromatic amino acid lyase — protein MNSKPSNRKPIDLDGKRLSLQAVLDIAARRRTVRLSKAALRKVQVSADFLAKELQRGEPIYGVTTGFGSNADRLLEDSRRRQREDDQQLPIVAELQRNLIISHAVCVGDPLPLDLVRAMLAIRINTLLRGHSGVRVVTLERLCDLLRLDLIPVVPEKGSVGASGDLAPLSHLALAVIGEGEVFEQGQRVPAAEALARAGLEPLTLSFKEGLALNNGTGQMLASAILAVGRLEHLAKLADINAALALEAFCGRSAAFDARVHQLRPHPGQISAASNIRQLTAGSRLVDIPYHRVPRFHPWSPQSWTGDESDPRTFDVRWDYVPKAERGARSRHYQRHLPFRGGKKIQPQDAYSLRCVPQVHGAVKDTLERVREIAEIELNSVTDNPLIFPEAREGEDCVVSAGNFHGMPIALALTQLKCCIPVLASISERRLAKLVDPATNDGLPPFLIGNEDGTDSGHMIVQYTAAALVNELATKAHPATVYSIPTSANAEDHVSMGTTEARHVLEMLGDLEKVLGLELLVGTQALEFRLQILGASYTLATSLGVQALRSKLRNLSQVSREESVTLAEDVKRLQADLKQLKDARPAAPIAAVLKLVRERGIEFLAHDRLLTPDLEKAIALAESGEVVAVAETAIGESLL, from the coding sequence GCACGGTACGGCTGTCGAAGGCGGCTCTGCGCAAGGTCCAGGTCAGTGCCGATTTTCTGGCGAAGGAGCTGCAGCGCGGCGAGCCGATCTACGGCGTCACCACCGGCTTCGGTTCGAACGCTGATCGCCTGCTGGAGGACTCCCGGCGCCGCCAGCGCGAGGATGATCAGCAACTGCCGATCGTGGCCGAACTGCAGCGCAATCTGATCATCAGCCACGCCGTCTGCGTGGGCGATCCGCTGCCGCTGGACCTGGTGCGGGCCATGCTCGCCATCCGCATCAACACCCTGTTGCGCGGTCATTCCGGTGTGCGCGTGGTGACGCTGGAGCGGCTCTGCGACCTGCTCAGGCTGGACCTGATTCCGGTGGTGCCGGAGAAAGGCTCGGTCGGCGCCAGCGGCGATCTGGCGCCGCTCTCGCATCTGGCGCTGGCGGTCATCGGCGAGGGCGAAGTCTTCGAGCAGGGTCAGCGCGTGCCCGCGGCCGAGGCTCTGGCCCGGGCCGGGCTGGAGCCACTGACGTTGTCCTTCAAGGAAGGCCTGGCGCTGAACAATGGCACCGGCCAGATGCTGGCTTCGGCGATCCTGGCCGTGGGCCGGCTCGAACACCTGGCCAAGCTCGCCGACATCAATGCGGCGCTGGCGCTGGAGGCCTTCTGCGGACGCTCCGCCGCCTTCGACGCCCGCGTGCATCAGCTGCGCCCGCACCCGGGGCAGATCTCGGCCGCCAGCAACATCCGCCAACTGACCGCGGGATCGCGCCTGGTCGACATTCCCTATCACCGCGTGCCCCGTTTCCACCCCTGGAGCCCGCAGTCGTGGACCGGCGACGAGAGCGATCCGCGCACCTTCGATGTGCGCTGGGACTATGTGCCCAAGGCCGAGCGCGGCGCCCGCTCCCGCCACTACCAGCGCCACCTGCCCTTCCGCGGCGGCAAGAAGATCCAGCCGCAGGACGCCTATTCGCTGCGTTGCGTGCCGCAGGTGCATGGCGCGGTCAAGGACACCCTGGAGCGGGTGCGCGAGATCGCCGAGATCGAGCTGAATTCGGTCACCGACAATCCGCTGATCTTCCCGGAAGCACGTGAAGGCGAGGACTGCGTGGTTTCGGCCGGCAACTTCCACGGCATGCCGATTGCGCTGGCACTGACCCAGCTCAAGTGCTGCATTCCGGTGCTGGCCTCGATCAGTGAGCGCCGACTGGCCAAGCTGGTCGATCCTGCCACCAACGATGGCCTGCCGCCCTTCCTGATCGGCAACGAGGACGGCACCGATTCGGGCCACATGATCGTCCAGTACACGGCGGCGGCACTGGTGAACGAACTGGCCACCAAGGCCCACCCGGCCACGGTCTATTCCATCCCCACCAGCGCCAATGCCGAAGACCATGTGTCCATGGGCACCACCGAAGCCCGGCACGTGCTGGAGATGCTGGGCGACCTGGAAAAGGTGTTGGGCCTGGAACTGCTGGTCGGTACCCAGGCGCTCGAATTCCGGCTGCAGATCCTGGGCGCCAGCTATACCCTGGCCACCAGCCTCGGCGTACAGGCGCTGCGCTCGAAGTTGCGCAATCTGTCGCAGGTCAGCCGCGAGGAGAGCGTGACCCTGGCCGAAGACGTCAAGCGCCTGCAGGCCGATCTCAAGCAGCTCAAGGACGCCCGTCCTGCAGCGCCCATCGCTGCGGTGCTGAAACTGGTGCGTGAACGCGGCATCGAGTTCCTCGCCCACGACCGGTTGCTGACACCGGATCTGGAAAAAGCCATCGCCCTGGCCGAATCCGGCGAGGTGGTGGCGGTTGCCGAGACCGCCATCGGCGAGTCGCTGCTGTAG
- the typA gene encoding translational GTPase TypA, producing MIEKLRNIAIIAHVDHGKTTLVDQLLKQSGTMGDRAMIPDRVMDSNDLEKERGITILAKNTAIRWNDWRINIVDTPGHADFGGEVERVLSMVDSVLLVVDAMDGPMPQTRFVTQKAFQKGLNPIVVINKIDRPGARPNWVVDQVFDLFDRLGATEEQLDFPVIYTSALNGYASLDSDAREGNMDPLFQIITERVPAPPVDPDGPFQMQISQLAYSSYVGIIGIGRVQRGRVKTNTQIVAIDREGKKRPGRILQVLGFMGLERTEVPEAQAGDIIAITGVEGISISDTLCSPDMPEALPTLTVDEPTISMFFCVNSSPFAGKDGKFLTSRQIRDRLMRELMHNVAMRVDDTEDADKFRVSGRGELHLSILIETMRREGYELAVSRPEVIVKEIDGVMQEPYELLVIDLEEQYQGGVMERLGIRRAEIRNMEPDGKGRTRLEFLIPSRGLIGFQTEFRTLTAGTGLMFHTFEHYGPQVKGAIAKRPNGVMISNGTGTSPAYAQYAMQERGRLLIPEGAEIYEGQIVGIHSKDNDLVVNALRAKQLTNFRASGKDDNLMLTPPVKFSLEQALEFIEDDELVEITPHAVRLRKKLLTENDRKQASRKG from the coding sequence ATGATCGAAAAGCTGCGCAACATCGCCATCATCGCCCACGTTGACCACGGCAAGACCACCCTGGTTGATCAACTCCTCAAGCAGTCCGGCACCATGGGCGATCGCGCCATGATTCCGGATCGGGTCATGGACTCGAACGATCTCGAAAAAGAACGTGGCATCACGATTCTGGCCAAGAACACAGCCATTCGCTGGAATGACTGGCGCATCAACATCGTCGACACCCCGGGACACGCCGACTTCGGTGGCGAGGTCGAGCGCGTGCTGAGCATGGTCGATTCGGTGCTGCTGGTGGTCGATGCCATGGACGGACCGATGCCGCAGACGCGCTTCGTGACTCAGAAGGCCTTCCAGAAGGGCCTGAATCCGATCGTGGTCATCAACAAGATCGACCGCCCCGGCGCGCGCCCGAACTGGGTGGTGGACCAGGTCTTCGATCTGTTTGATCGCCTGGGTGCCACCGAGGAACAGCTCGATTTCCCGGTGATCTACACCTCGGCGCTGAATGGCTACGCCAGCCTGGATTCGGATGCCCGCGAAGGCAACATGGATCCGCTGTTCCAGATCATCACCGAGCGCGTTCCGGCGCCGCCGGTGGATCCGGATGGTCCGTTCCAGATGCAGATCAGTCAGCTGGCCTATTCCAGCTACGTCGGCATCATCGGCATCGGTCGCGTGCAGCGCGGACGGGTCAAGACCAATACGCAGATCGTCGCCATCGATCGCGAGGGCAAGAAGCGCCCTGGTCGCATTCTCCAGGTGCTCGGCTTCATGGGTCTGGAACGCACTGAAGTGCCCGAAGCCCAGGCGGGCGACATCATCGCCATCACCGGCGTCGAAGGCATCAGCATTTCCGACACGCTGTGTTCGCCGGACATGCCGGAGGCGCTGCCGACCCTGACGGTCGATGAACCCACCATCAGCATGTTCTTCTGTGTCAACTCCTCGCCCTTCGCCGGCAAGGACGGCAAATTCCTGACCAGCCGCCAGATCCGCGATCGCTTGATGCGTGAGTTGATGCACAACGTCGCCATGCGGGTGGACGACACCGAGGATGCCGACAAATTCCGCGTTTCCGGTCGCGGCGAGCTGCACCTGTCGATCCTGATCGAGACCATGCGTCGCGAAGGTTATGAACTGGCGGTCTCGCGACCGGAAGTCATCGTCAAGGAAATCGACGGCGTGATGCAGGAGCCATACGAGCTGCTGGTCATCGATCTGGAAGAGCAGTATCAGGGTGGCGTGATGGAGCGACTGGGCATCCGTCGCGCCGAAATCCGCAACATGGAACCGGACGGCAAGGGTCGTACCCGACTGGAATTCCTGATCCCCTCACGCGGCCTGATCGGTTTCCAGACCGAATTCCGCACGCTGACCGCTGGCACCGGCCTGATGTTCCACACCTTCGAGCATTACGGCCCGCAGGTGAAGGGCGCCATCGCCAAGCGCCCCAACGGCGTCATGATCAGCAACGGCACCGGCACGTCGCCGGCCTATGCCCAGTACGCCATGCAGGAACGCGGACGTCTGTTGATTCCCGAAGGCGCCGAGATCTACGAAGGCCAGATCGTGGGCATTCACTCCAAGGACAATGATCTGGTGGTCAATGCGCTTCGCGCCAAGCAGCTGACCAACTTCCGGGCCTCGGGCAAGGATGACAACCTGATGCTGACACCGCCGGTCAAGTTCTCGCTGGAGCAGGCGCTGGAGTTCATCGAAGATGATGAACTGGTCGAGATCACCCCGCATGCGGTGCGTCTGCGCAAGAAGCTGTTGACCGAAAATGACCGCAAGCAGGCGTCGCGCAAGGGCTGA